In the genome of Ptychodera flava strain L36383 chromosome 13, AS_Pfla_20210202, whole genome shotgun sequence, one region contains:
- the LOC139148121 gene encoding uncharacterized protein, with protein MPLDTVLCLDTSGSMANRGISELKKACTEFLLGIQQTAEQTGLRENVAVVEFGRQTRIVRSLSDNYRLTKQAIDSLAAGGTTPMFEGLMEAMKEVIKNGGVLTMAGGRKMTPRIILMTDGRPDDKDEVLKAAMSFGPLWQAVGLPHPIPIACVGCGPDVDRELLAAIAKVTNGMFVTGDISQLGDFFRRQVLLIRFAAQFAHDMDKLRSLIALRTFLASMGEQVDNEEELRGLLALLLTMMMVSGEADDDDLEIDGYPPLGTRVRRGRDWKWGNQDSNGVGTVVKHERGGTLQVEWDNGQRNTYRHGAENARDLRVVDETATTGGRTTNESRSTCGTRIQLAMGKSRWRAWKCWTGLQSGTERTIQHTRPLAKRA; from the exons ATGCCTCTAGATACCGTCCTGTGCCTGGATACGTCCGGGTCAATGGCCAACAGGGGCATCAGCGAACTCAAGAAAGCCTGCACGGAGTTCTTGCTCGGTATCCAACAGACCGCCGAACAGACTGGACTACGAGAGAATGTCGCCGTGGTTGAATTTGGCCGACAAACTCGAATCGTACGAAGTCTGTCAGACAACTACAGGCTTACTAAGCAGGCAATCG ACTCCCTGGCGGCAGGTGGAACCACCCCGATGTTTGAAGGTCTCATGGAAGCCATGAAAGAAGTCATCAAAAACG GGGGCGTTCTCACCATGGCAGGGGGACGCAAAATGACACCAAGAATTATCCTCATGACGGATGGACGACCTGAT GATAAGGATGAGGTGTTGAAGGCCGCCATGTCATTTGGACCTCTGTGGCAAGCTGTGGGACTTCCGCATCCAATCCCGATAGCGTGCGTCGGCTGTGGCCCGGATGTTGACCGG gAACTGCTGGCAGCCATCGCCAAGGTCACAAACGGAATGTTCGTGACCGGGGACATCAGTCAGCTAGGCGACTTCTTCCGGAGACAAGTACTGCTTATTCGTTTTGCGGCACAGTTTGCTCATG ATATGGACAAACTGAGGTCCTTGATCGCCCTGCGGACCTTTCTTGCGTCAATGGGCGAACAGGTCGACAACGAGGAAGAATTG AGAGGACTGTTGGCATTACTGTTGACAATGATGATGGTATCTGGCGAAGCTGACGACGATGATTTG GAAATCGACGGATATCCACCTCTCGGTACCAGAGTACGCCGTGGACGAGATTGGAAATGGGGAAACCAAGACAGCAATGGAGTTGGAACTGTGGTCAAACACGAGAGAGGGG GTACTCTACAGGTGGAATGGGATAACGGACAGAGAAACACCTATCGCCATGGAGCGGAGAACGCCAGAGATTTGAGA GTTGTTGATGAGACCGCGACGACTGGGGGTCGGACAACAAATGAAAGTAGGAGTACGTGTGGTACGAG GATCCAGTTGGCAATGGGGAAATCAAGATGGCGGGCGTGGAAATGTTGGACTGGTTTACAAAGTGGAACCGAACGAACGATTCAACACACAC GTCCGCTGGCCAAACGGGCGTAA